In Capillimicrobium parvum, a genomic segment contains:
- a CDS encoding AI-2E family transporter encodes MSGVGPEREEEAPERPDEPTAPAAPRPVVVPRWVQLVALPLAVVALWILARAAGPVLLVFIIAAVVALILNPLVARLQRHMHFPRGIAVASVCLAILAVLVTAGILLANPVAEQARVIQRDLPGLVDDANDHLADLQTWLDHNNINIQVKRQGETAIETLSDQLSGASGDIASTATGLLTSIATAGFALVLIVVISIYMLLYGERIGALVRRLMPPGDGTPEDDYPSRVQAAVFGYVRGQLLFSLAMGAGCGIGLYLLGVTGVFPAGKTYALAFAVFFGLMELIPYVGPILGAIPPLLVALFTDPLDVLWLGIFFIALQQIEGHVVAPQIFGHTLRINPLLVIFALLTGAEIYGIIGALLALPIAAVLRETVVYLRRHLVLEPWGHTNPVAVMGALPPPERRCPDCGMVADDDDAYCRRCGAPLDAVTSEHR; translated from the coding sequence ATGAGCGGAGTCGGTCCTGAGCGTGAAGAGGAGGCGCCCGAGCGCCCGGACGAGCCCACGGCCCCAGCGGCGCCGCGGCCGGTCGTCGTGCCCCGGTGGGTGCAGCTCGTCGCCCTCCCGCTGGCGGTCGTCGCGCTGTGGATCCTGGCGCGCGCCGCGGGCCCGGTCCTGCTCGTGTTCATCATCGCCGCGGTCGTCGCGCTCATCCTCAACCCGCTCGTCGCCCGGCTGCAGCGCCACATGCACTTCCCGCGCGGCATCGCGGTGGCGAGCGTGTGCCTGGCGATCCTCGCGGTCCTCGTCACCGCCGGCATCCTGCTCGCCAACCCGGTCGCCGAGCAGGCTCGGGTCATCCAGCGCGACCTGCCCGGGCTCGTCGACGACGCCAACGACCATCTCGCCGACCTGCAGACCTGGCTGGACCACAACAACATCAACATCCAGGTCAAGCGCCAGGGGGAGACGGCGATCGAGACGCTGTCGGACCAGCTCAGCGGCGCGAGCGGCGACATCGCCTCCACGGCGACGGGGCTGCTGACGAGCATCGCGACCGCCGGCTTCGCGCTCGTGCTGATCGTCGTGATCTCGATCTACATGCTGCTCTACGGCGAGCGGATCGGCGCGCTGGTGCGGCGCTTGATGCCGCCGGGCGACGGCACCCCCGAGGATGACTACCCCAGTCGCGTGCAGGCGGCGGTGTTCGGCTACGTCCGCGGCCAGCTGCTGTTCAGCCTCGCCATGGGCGCGGGCTGCGGCATCGGCCTGTACCTCCTCGGCGTCACCGGGGTCTTCCCGGCCGGCAAGACGTACGCGCTCGCGTTCGCGGTCTTCTTCGGGCTCATGGAGCTCATCCCGTACGTCGGCCCGATCCTCGGCGCGATCCCGCCGCTGCTCGTCGCGCTGTTCACGGACCCGCTCGACGTGCTCTGGCTCGGCATCTTCTTCATCGCGCTGCAGCAGATCGAGGGCCACGTCGTCGCTCCGCAGATCTTCGGCCACACGCTGCGGATCAACCCGCTGCTGGTCATCTTCGCCCTGCTCACGGGCGCGGAGATCTACGGGATCATCGGCGCGCTGCTCGCGCTGCCGATCGCCGCGGTGCTGCGCGAGACGGTCGTGTACCTGCGCCGCCATCTCGTGCTCGAGCCCTGGGGGCACACGAACCCGGTGGCGGTCATGGGCGCGCTGCCGCCGCCGGAGCGCCGCTGCCCTGACTGCGGGATGGTCGCCGACGACGACGACGCGTACTGCCGCCGGTGCGGCGCGCCGCTCGATGCGGTGACGAGCGAGCACCGCTGA
- a CDS encoding TIGR00282 family metallophosphoesterase, whose protein sequence is MSADAKILFIGDVVGGLGRRTLLRLLPGLVERHRPTFVVVNGENAAGGLGITPKIADELFAAGVDVITLGNHAYHRREILPYLDREQRILRPANYLRSQPGRGTTTVERDGLRLGVVNLSGNVFLQAGRALFPEADAAVNDLRRTTDHILVDVHAEATSEKVGLGWHLDGRVTAVVGTHTHVPTADARVLPGGTAYITDVGMTGPRGGVIGVRKEQAIEAMRTQMPIRFETSDDDPWLMGVLVSCDGPMHATGIEQILLPG, encoded by the coding sequence ATGTCGGCTGACGCCAAGATCCTGTTCATCGGCGACGTGGTCGGCGGCCTCGGCCGGCGCACCCTGCTCAGGCTGCTCCCCGGCCTCGTGGAGCGCCACCGCCCGACGTTCGTCGTCGTCAACGGCGAGAACGCGGCCGGCGGCCTCGGGATCACGCCGAAGATCGCGGACGAGCTCTTCGCCGCCGGCGTCGACGTCATCACGCTCGGCAACCACGCCTACCACCGCCGCGAGATCCTGCCCTACCTCGATCGCGAGCAGCGCATCCTGCGCCCGGCGAACTACCTGCGCTCTCAACCTGGCCGCGGCACGACCACCGTCGAGCGCGACGGGCTGCGCCTCGGCGTGGTGAACCTGTCGGGCAACGTGTTCCTCCAGGCAGGGCGCGCGCTGTTCCCCGAGGCCGACGCGGCGGTCAACGACCTGCGCCGCACCACGGACCACATCCTCGTCGACGTCCACGCCGAGGCGACCAGCGAGAAGGTCGGGCTCGGATGGCACCTCGATGGGCGGGTGACCGCGGTCGTCGGGACCCACACCCACGTGCCGACCGCGGACGCCCGCGTGCTGCCGGGCGGGACCGCCTACATCACGGACGTGGGCATGACCGGGCCGCGCGGCGGCGTGATCGGGGTGCGCAAGGAACAGGCGATCGAGGCGATGCGGACCCAGATGCCGATCCGCTTCGAGACGTCCGACGACGACCCGTGGCTCATGGGCGTGCTCGTCAGCTGCGACGGGCCGATGCACGCCACGGGAATCGAGCAGATCCTGCTGCCGGGCTAG
- a CDS encoding alkaline phosphatase family protein, which produces MGKKLVLAVIDGCKPSMLERAIATGRAPAMKAIIERGAYVDDLVAAFPSVTPVCAASIATGCGPDRHHIPSMNWYSRAESRYIEYGSSFSASRRFGITRQLVDTVYNMNGHHLSPDVRTVFEQLDDADLRTAGTTYLMYRGRHRHEVARDTVLARAARTLFRHSVLGPRELFYADVFASRRTPCRSQLGLPGVRDKHSGCVGEYLVREDLFDFLLLSLPDNDTYSHKHGPHAQVESIAEADRQIMRLFEAGGGTDAFLDDHAMIVCADHSHTGVESVIRLHDAFADFAILAPAGDNAADAEVAVCPAQRSAMVYALVQEGRGALLPRLVRAARGVEGVDLVMWRTSSGEGAIASGERELRFAPGSDVADRRGERWSVDGELGVLGARIEDGRLLAPAYPDALSRVWSALTTPTAGDVLLSAAPAYEFADWGGVAHVGGGSHGSLHASDSLGVLAWCGTGPDRRDAREEWSLRDITPMVTSHFGLS; this is translated from the coding sequence GTGGGCAAGAAGCTCGTCCTCGCGGTCATCGACGGATGCAAGCCGTCGATGCTCGAGCGCGCGATCGCGACCGGCCGCGCCCCCGCGATGAAGGCCATCATCGAGCGCGGCGCCTACGTCGACGACCTCGTCGCCGCCTTCCCATCGGTCACGCCGGTCTGCGCCGCCTCGATCGCGACCGGCTGCGGGCCCGACCGCCACCACATCCCCTCGATGAACTGGTACTCGCGGGCCGAGTCGCGCTACATCGAATACGGCTCGAGCTTCAGCGCGTCGCGGCGCTTCGGCATCACCCGCCAGCTCGTCGACACCGTCTACAACATGAACGGCCATCACCTGTCGCCCGACGTGCGCACGGTCTTCGAGCAGCTCGACGACGCGGACCTCCGGACGGCCGGCACGACGTACCTCATGTACCGCGGCCGCCATCGCCACGAGGTCGCGCGCGACACCGTGCTCGCCCGCGCGGCGCGGACGCTGTTTCGCCACTCGGTGCTCGGCCCGCGCGAGCTGTTCTACGCGGACGTCTTCGCCAGCCGCCGCACGCCGTGCCGCTCCCAGCTCGGCCTGCCGGGCGTGCGCGACAAGCACTCGGGGTGCGTCGGCGAGTACCTCGTCCGCGAGGACCTCTTCGACTTCCTGCTGCTGTCGCTGCCCGACAACGACACGTACTCGCACAAGCACGGCCCGCACGCCCAGGTCGAGTCGATCGCCGAGGCGGACCGCCAGATCATGCGGCTGTTCGAGGCGGGCGGCGGGACCGACGCGTTCCTCGACGACCACGCGATGATCGTCTGCGCCGACCACTCGCACACCGGGGTCGAATCGGTCATCCGCCTGCACGACGCCTTCGCGGACTTCGCGATCCTCGCCCCGGCCGGCGACAACGCGGCCGACGCCGAGGTCGCGGTCTGCCCGGCCCAGCGCTCGGCGATGGTCTACGCGCTCGTGCAGGAGGGACGCGGCGCGCTGCTGCCCCGGCTCGTGCGCGCGGCGCGCGGCGTCGAGGGCGTCGACCTCGTGATGTGGCGCACCTCGAGCGGCGAGGGGGCGATCGCGTCGGGCGAGCGCGAGCTGCGCTTCGCCCCGGGCAGCGACGTCGCCGACCGTCGCGGTGAGCGCTGGAGCGTCGACGGCGAGCTCGGCGTGCTCGGGGCGCGCATCGAAGACGGGCGCCTGCTCGCGCCCGCCTACCCCGACGCGCTCTCCCGGGTGTGGTCGGCGCTCACGACGCCCACCGCCGGGGACGTCCTGCTCAGCGCCGCGCCCGCGTACGAGTTCGCCGACTGGGGCGGCGTCGCGCACGTCGGCGGCGGCAGCCACGGCTCTCTGCACGCGTCCGACTCCCTCGGCGTGCTCGCGTGGTGCGGCACGGGGCCCGACCGCCGCGACGCGCGCGAGGAGTGGTCGCTGCGCGACATCACGCCGATGGTCACCTCGCACTTCGGACTGTCCTGA
- a CDS encoding DUF4126 domain-containing protein, with the protein MRLFLDICTGLGLSASAGIRPFLPALVSGVLAGFNVGVDYEGTDFAFLEKAWFLGLMLALMAVALVAMRRLGAAAVESGPLGAALSGIAIAVGGLLFAGVLADHGYAWWPGLLAGIAVAAFAQLAVRSLFTRVRARLDRHAQDSLVVFADGTSAVGSALAILVPPVSIVLVGFLAWLLAGGRRRAGEKYAGLRILR; encoded by the coding sequence ATGCGTCTCTTCCTTGACATATGCACCGGCCTCGGCCTCTCTGCTTCGGCCGGCATCCGCCCGTTCCTGCCCGCGCTCGTCTCCGGCGTCCTCGCCGGGTTCAACGTCGGCGTCGACTACGAGGGCACCGACTTCGCCTTCCTCGAGAAGGCCTGGTTCCTCGGGCTCATGCTCGCGCTCATGGCCGTCGCGCTCGTCGCGATGCGGCGCCTCGGCGCCGCCGCCGTGGAGTCCGGCCCGCTGGGCGCCGCGCTGAGCGGCATCGCGATCGCCGTCGGCGGCCTGCTGTTCGCGGGCGTCCTCGCTGACCACGGCTACGCGTGGTGGCCGGGCCTGCTCGCCGGCATCGCGGTCGCCGCGTTCGCCCAGCTCGCCGTGCGCAGCCTGTTCACCCGGGTGCGCGCGCGCCTCGACCGCCATGCCCAGGACTCGCTCGTCGTCTTCGCGGACGGCACGTCGGCGGTGGGATCCGCGCTGGCGATCCTCGTGCCGCCCGTCTCGATCGTGCTCGTCGGCTTCCTCGCGTGGCTGCTCGCCGGCGGCCGGCGCCGGGCCGGCGAGAAGTACGCCGGCCTGCGCATCCTGAGGTAG
- a CDS encoding aminotransferase-like domain-containing protein: MTTRPPTGSRSARDLERYAALFSTRTKVMKSSAMRDLMAVIARDDIISLAGGAPDMTVFPAEVMAKVMSQLAAEQSARALQYGPTEGLEDVKEAIIEVMAAEGTIGVDPQDILVTTGGQQVIDLFCRTLIDPGDVIIAEAPTYPGAVPCFGAYEADVVQVEMDSDGMRIDELEAVLDQLARENRRPKFIYTVPTFHNPAGVTMSLPRRKRLVEVAAERELLVLEDNPYGLLRYEGDPLPTLYSLDGGQFVVYLGTFSKIFAAGVRLGWAVAPGPVYHKLNIGKQAADLCSSPLSQLFVSTYFRTGEWPQLLSAFKERYHRRRDVMLDALAEFFGPEAVWTHPQGGLFLWATLPDFIDTTDLLARALEENVAFVPGRGAYLDGRGGSSMRLNFSYVSDEDIREGVRRIGAIVHEQVALYGTLTGTVVPSSPVADERPAPGGPDQALADVLHLPRRAGDGRRAGSSE, from the coding sequence ATGACCACACGTCCTCCCACAGGCTCCCGATCGGCGCGCGATCTCGAGCGCTACGCGGCCCTCTTCTCCACCCGCACGAAGGTGATGAAGAGCTCCGCGATGCGCGATCTGATGGCCGTGATCGCCCGCGACGACATCATCTCGCTCGCCGGCGGAGCGCCCGACATGACGGTCTTCCCGGCCGAGGTGATGGCCAAGGTGATGTCGCAGCTGGCGGCCGAGCAGAGCGCCCGCGCCCTGCAGTACGGGCCGACCGAGGGCCTCGAGGACGTCAAGGAGGCGATCATCGAGGTCATGGCCGCCGAGGGCACGATCGGCGTCGACCCGCAGGACATCCTCGTGACGACCGGCGGCCAGCAGGTCATCGACCTCTTCTGCCGCACGCTCATCGACCCAGGCGACGTGATCATCGCCGAGGCGCCGACGTACCCGGGCGCCGTTCCCTGCTTCGGCGCCTACGAGGCGGACGTCGTGCAGGTCGAGATGGACAGCGACGGCATGCGCATCGACGAGCTCGAGGCGGTGCTCGACCAGCTCGCCCGCGAGAACCGACGGCCGAAGTTCATCTACACGGTGCCGACCTTCCACAACCCGGCCGGCGTGACCATGTCGCTGCCGCGGCGCAAGCGGCTCGTCGAGGTCGCGGCCGAGCGCGAGCTGCTCGTGCTCGAGGACAACCCGTACGGGCTGCTGCGCTACGAGGGCGACCCGCTGCCGACGCTGTACTCGCTCGACGGCGGCCAGTTCGTCGTCTACCTCGGCACGTTCTCGAAGATCTTCGCGGCGGGCGTGCGGCTCGGCTGGGCGGTCGCCCCCGGCCCCGTCTACCACAAGCTGAACATCGGCAAGCAGGCGGCGGACCTGTGCTCGTCGCCGCTGTCGCAGCTGTTCGTCTCGACCTACTTCCGCACCGGCGAGTGGCCGCAGCTGCTGTCGGCATTCAAGGAGCGCTACCACCGCCGCCGAGACGTCATGCTCGACGCGCTGGCCGAGTTCTTCGGCCCGGAGGCGGTGTGGACGCACCCGCAGGGCGGCCTGTTCCTGTGGGCGACGCTGCCGGACTTCATCGACACCACGGACCTGCTGGCCCGCGCGCTCGAGGAGAACGTCGCGTTCGTGCCCGGCCGGGGCGCCTACCTCGACGGCCGCGGCGGCTCGTCGATGCGGCTGAACTTCTCCTACGTGTCCGACGAGGACATCCGCGAGGGGGTCCGGCGCATCGGCGCGATCGTCCACGAGCAGGTCGCGCTGTACGGCACGCTGACCGGTACGGTCGTGCCGAGCTCGCCGGTCGCCGACGAGCGGCCGGCGCCGGGCGGCCCCGATCAGGCGCTGGCCGACGTCCTGCACCTGCCGCGGCGCGCGGGCGACGGCCGCCGCGCCGGCTCGTCGGAGTGA
- a CDS encoding D-alanine--D-alanine ligase family protein, with product MTRVAVLKGGRSLERQVSLRSGGRVEDALERLGYDVVGIDVRGDLVRELKVVEPAVAFVALHGREGEDGTLQELLELLGIPYTGSGPSACARCWDKVLAKHLMRDAGLPTPDFYAFSEAAFRELGAADALPAIEDRLEFPIVVKPARGGSSLGIKFASSAAQVPSALIAAFSYDRKVVLERHVEGRDLAVSIVAGEALPVVEAVPNDEDFYDFEARYEIGRTTFVCPAELSAADTARAQELALDVWRLFGCRGVARIDLMRDAASGELTVLEANSVPGLTDTSLLPQAADAAGVGFDALIGRLVELALEGVTA from the coding sequence GTGACCCGCGTCGCGGTGCTCAAGGGCGGGCGCTCGCTGGAGCGCCAGGTCTCGCTGCGCTCCGGCGGCCGGGTCGAGGACGCGCTGGAGCGCCTCGGCTACGACGTCGTCGGCATCGACGTGCGGGGCGACCTCGTCCGCGAGCTCAAGGTCGTCGAGCCCGCCGTCGCGTTCGTCGCGCTGCACGGCCGGGAGGGCGAGGACGGCACGCTGCAGGAGCTGCTGGAGCTGCTGGGGATCCCCTACACCGGGTCGGGCCCGTCGGCGTGCGCGCGCTGCTGGGACAAGGTGCTGGCCAAGCACCTCATGCGCGACGCCGGCCTGCCGACGCCGGACTTCTACGCGTTCAGTGAGGCCGCCTTCCGCGAGCTGGGCGCGGCGGACGCCCTGCCGGCCATCGAGGACCGTCTCGAGTTCCCGATCGTCGTCAAGCCCGCCCGCGGCGGCTCGTCGCTGGGCATCAAGTTCGCCTCGTCCGCGGCCCAGGTGCCCAGCGCGCTGATCGCGGCGTTCTCCTACGACCGCAAGGTCGTGCTCGAGCGCCACGTCGAGGGGCGCGACCTGGCGGTGTCGATCGTCGCCGGCGAGGCGCTCCCGGTCGTCGAGGCGGTGCCCAACGACGAGGACTTCTACGACTTCGAGGCGCGCTACGAGATCGGCCGCACGACGTTCGTGTGCCCCGCGGAGCTCAGCGCGGCCGACACGGCGCGCGCCCAGGAGCTCGCGCTCGACGTGTGGCGGCTGTTCGGCTGCCGCGGGGTCGCGCGGATCGACCTGATGCGCGACGCGGCCAGCGGCGAGTTGACCGTGCTCGAGGCGAACTCGGTGCCGGGGCTGACCGACACGTCGCTGCTGCCGCAGGCCGCGGATGCGGCCGGAGTCGGGTTCGACGCCCTGATCGGGCGGCTGGTCGAGCTGGCGCTGGAGGGCGTGACGGCGTAG
- a CDS encoding bifunctional nuclease family protein — MVIYGVSFDMVGKQPIVLLKAVDSNKFLPIWIGHPEAAAILMKLQGASTPRPMTHDLLCDMLGELDVKCTQVSVTELRENTFFASITLTVNGRELEIDSRPSDALALAVRSGAPIFAAEEVIAESAIEFEHDVEDTEEVVEKFKDFLDQVTPEDFAAGEQ; from the coding sequence ATGGTCATCTACGGCGTGAGCTTCGACATGGTCGGCAAGCAGCCGATCGTGCTTTTGAAGGCCGTCGACTCGAACAAGTTCCTGCCGATCTGGATCGGCCACCCGGAGGCTGCCGCGATCCTCATGAAGCTCCAGGGCGCGTCGACCCCGCGGCCCATGACGCACGACCTCCTGTGCGACATGCTCGGCGAGCTCGACGTGAAGTGCACGCAGGTCTCGGTCACCGAGTTGCGCGAGAACACGTTCTTCGCCTCGATCACGCTCACGGTCAACGGCCGCGAGCTGGAGATCGACTCGCGCCCCTCGGATGCGCTCGCCCTCGCCGTACGCTCCGGTGCGCCGATCTTCGCGGCCGAGGAGGTCATCGCGGAGTCGGCGATCGAGTTCGAACACGACGTGGAGGACACCGAGGAGGTCGTCGAGAAGTTCAAGGACTTCCTCGACCAGGTGACCCCCGAGGACTTCGCGGCCGGCGAGCAATAG
- a CDS encoding nucleoside 2-deoxyribosyltransferase, with protein MPSRPRCYIASPLGFSAAGRHYYEHVYLPALREVVEPVDPWALMHPDEIAEAQHTGGQAALWAEAGRRNIEAIRGCELLAAHLDGQELDSGTASEVGFAAGIGVRCFGLRTDLRQSGEPGIAVNLQVQAFIVHSGGRVVGSLEELVAALAG; from the coding sequence GTGCCGTCGCGCCCCCGCTGCTACATCGCCAGCCCGCTCGGCTTCAGCGCCGCGGGCCGTCACTACTACGAGCACGTGTACCTGCCCGCCCTGCGGGAGGTGGTCGAGCCGGTGGACCCGTGGGCGCTCATGCACCCCGACGAGATCGCCGAGGCTCAGCACACCGGCGGGCAGGCCGCGCTCTGGGCGGAGGCCGGCCGCCGGAACATCGAGGCGATCCGCGGCTGTGAGCTGCTCGCCGCCCACCTCGACGGCCAGGAGCTCGACTCCGGCACCGCGTCCGAGGTCGGCTTCGCCGCGGGCATCGGCGTGCGCTGCTTCGGCCTGCGCACCGACCTGCGCCAGAGCGGCGAGCCCGGCATCGCGGTGAATCTCCAGGTCCAGGCGTTCATCGTGCACAGCGGGGGCCGTGTCGTCGGCTCCCTGGAGGAGCTCGTCGCCGCGCTCGCGGGCTGA
- a CDS encoding S10 family peptidase produces the protein MRARTAILTAVAAAGLAHVTSGVTPPSGGGGTAPAFGAAGGSSATPAVPAGPSNLEAGYTTVAPGAHLFHVLARSQRPGAPLVVYVAGGPGASSMTPVFVGNGPWRLRAPFRPGRAEVSRNPWSWTRLANVVYLDQPRHTGFSTGRARYLTSVRAAGRDFSTWLRAFRRDHPQLARRKLILAGESFAGTYISEFTRRILDGDAGRGLRLAGLFLEAPSLGDTQAAPARAQPDYLCARRLVSPANCTAGTAGGIRTLLHACATTIPGATAGTATLRQVEHARSMACRRYRAQVTTRPSRTRTRPFPDTRRFPPELRATPVPEPLDMRLFPRSGEVRRHVGFSPNPYDTRRPCRPSGGFPPWCYRDGKLTRLLNAPATKAWIGGGIRPARRWRFADFRVSVTLSFKSRPPSNRNYARALRRGVPVLLAFGAHDWDINPFAARHLVAAIAADAGPSARRLTHVELPGAGHMLGLDRPRSTYRLMARFLDGAR, from the coding sequence ATGAGGGCCCGGACGGCCATCCTCACAGCGGTCGCGGCCGCGGGACTCGCTCACGTCACGTCGGGCGTGACGCCGCCGTCCGGTGGCGGCGGGACGGCGCCGGCGTTCGGGGCGGCCGGCGGCTCGTCCGCGACGCCCGCCGTGCCGGCCGGCCCGTCGAACCTGGAGGCGGGCTACACCACCGTCGCCCCTGGCGCGCACCTATTCCACGTGCTCGCGCGTTCGCAGCGACCCGGCGCGCCGCTCGTCGTCTACGTCGCCGGCGGTCCGGGGGCGTCCTCGATGACGCCGGTGTTCGTCGGCAACGGGCCGTGGCGGCTGCGCGCGCCCTTCCGGCCGGGCCGAGCCGAGGTGAGCAGGAACCCCTGGTCCTGGACGCGTCTCGCCAATGTCGTGTACCTCGACCAGCCCCGCCACACCGGCTTCTCGACCGGACGAGCGCGCTATCTGACGAGCGTCCGCGCCGCCGGCCGGGACTTCTCGACGTGGCTACGTGCGTTTCGCCGGGACCACCCGCAGTTAGCCCGCCGCAAGCTGATCCTCGCGGGCGAGTCCTTCGCGGGCACCTACATCTCCGAGTTCACCCGCCGCATCCTGGACGGCGACGCGGGCCGCGGCCTGCGGCTCGCCGGGCTGTTCCTCGAGGCACCGTCCCTGGGAGACACCCAGGCCGCGCCCGCCCGCGCCCAGCCCGACTACCTCTGCGCCCGCCGCCTCGTCAGCCCCGCGAACTGCACCGCCGGCACCGCGGGCGGCATCCGCACCCTGCTGCACGCCTGCGCCACCACGATCCCCGGCGCGACCGCCGGGACCGCCACGCTGCGGCAGGTCGAGCACGCCCGCTCCATGGCGTGCCGGCGCTACCGCGCGCAGGTCACGACGCGCCCGAGCCGCACGCGCACCCGGCCGTTCCCCGACACCCGCCGGTTTCCGCCCGAGTTGCGGGCCACCCCGGTCCCCGAGCCGCTCGACATGCGGCTCTTCCCGAGAAGCGGAGAGGTCCGCCGCCACGTCGGCTTCTCGCCCAACCCGTACGACACCCGACGTCCGTGCCGGCCGAGCGGCGGATTTCCGCCGTGGTGCTACCGCGACGGCAAGCTCACGAGGCTCCTGAACGCCCCCGCGACGAAGGCCTGGATCGGCGGCGGCATCCGGCCCGCCCGCCGCTGGCGGTTCGCGGACTTCCGCGTCTCGGTGACGCTGTCGTTCAAGTCCCGGCCGCCGTCCAACCGCAACTACGCCCGGGCCCTCCGGCGCGGCGTCCCGGTCCTCCTCGCCTTCGGCGCCCACGACTGGGACATCAACCCGTTCGCCGCGCGCCATCTCGTCGCGGCGATCGCCGCGGACGCCGGTCCCTCCGCCCGCCGGCTGACCCACGTCGAGCTCCCGGGCGCCGGCCACATGCTCGGCCTCGACCGCCCCCGCTCCACCTATCGGCTCATGGCCCGCTTCCTCGACGGCGCGCGCTGA
- a CDS encoding ParB/RepB/Spo0J family partition protein codes for MPDEREIAAHAVPARRRSGAARGMGRGLSAILSVSAPAEPGAPVDELRELHVDLIAPNPRQPRRRFEDETLQALAGSVRERGVLQPVLVRPLPGGSYELVAGERRWRAAKLAGLETVPALVRPREDAQALEVALIENMAREDLNPIEEAHACAALVEELGLTREEVGRRVGRSRVAVSNLLRLLDLPDEAIELIEAGHLSEGHGRALLLSEDHADRRSLARSAAAEGWSVRVLEARARESGRAGRPEASGASGTAAPKVHPDQAAAAQELADALSTALGHDVHVRAHAGGYRAELRLDSLDSGLDLAARLRGS; via the coding sequence GTGCCTGACGAGCGCGAGATCGCCGCGCACGCCGTGCCTGCTCGCCGCCGATCCGGTGCTGCCCGGGGCATGGGGCGCGGACTGTCCGCGATCCTCTCCGTCTCAGCTCCCGCCGAGCCGGGGGCACCCGTCGACGAGCTGCGCGAGCTGCACGTCGACCTCATCGCGCCGAACCCGCGCCAGCCGCGGCGGCGCTTCGAGGACGAGACGCTGCAGGCGCTCGCCGGCTCGGTGCGGGAGCGGGGCGTGCTCCAGCCGGTGCTCGTCCGCCCGCTGCCCGGCGGCAGCTACGAGCTCGTCGCCGGCGAGCGCCGGTGGCGGGCGGCCAAGCTCGCCGGCCTCGAGACGGTGCCGGCGCTCGTGCGGCCGCGCGAGGACGCCCAGGCGCTCGAGGTCGCGCTCATCGAGAACATGGCCCGCGAGGACCTCAACCCGATCGAGGAGGCGCACGCCTGCGCGGCCCTCGTCGAGGAGCTGGGCCTGACGCGCGAGGAGGTCGGCCGGCGGGTCGGGCGCTCGCGCGTGGCCGTCTCGAACCTCCTGCGCCTTCTCGACCTGCCGGACGAGGCCATCGAGCTCATCGAGGCCGGGCACCTCAGCGAAGGTCATGGCCGGGCGCTCCTGCTCTCCGAGGACCACGCCGACCGCCGCTCGCTGGCGCGCAGCGCCGCCGCCGAGGGCTGGTCGGTGCGCGTCCTCGAGGCCCGGGCCCGCGAGAGCGGTCGCGCCGGTCGCCCGGAAGCTTCCGGCGCCTCGGGCACCGCCGCCCCAAAGGTCCACCCCGACCAGGCCGCCGCGGCCCAGGAGCTCGCCGACGCGCTCAGCACCGCCCTCGGCCACGACGTCCACGTCCGCGCCCACGCCGGCGGCTACCGTGCCGAGTTGCGCCTCGATTCGCTCGACAGCGGGCTCGACCTCGCCGCCCGCCTCCGCGGGTCCTAG
- a CDS encoding ParA family protein, with amino-acid sequence MGNVYAIANQKGGVGKTTTAVNVAACIAEAGYPTLLVDIDPQANATVGIGLPKDLEPSIYEVLSGDARAEEAIRPSDIPGLEVLPASPNLAGANMELPRLAGSETRLRDALASVRERYAFTLLDCPPSLGPLTVNALVAADRVIVPVQTEYFALEGLAGLLDTLALVQRELNPRLTVAGMLLTMHDGRTRLARDVEREVREHFPSLVFDTVIPRNVRIGEAPSFGLPVIHHDPHCAGADAYFELAKEVAARA; translated from the coding sequence ATGGGCAACGTCTACGCGATCGCCAACCAGAAGGGCGGGGTGGGGAAGACCACCACGGCCGTGAACGTGGCCGCCTGCATCGCGGAGGCCGGCTACCCGACGCTGCTCGTCGACATCGACCCGCAGGCGAACGCCACCGTGGGTATCGGCCTGCCGAAGGACCTCGAGCCCAGCATCTATGAGGTGCTCTCGGGTGACGCGCGCGCGGAGGAGGCCATCCGCCCGTCCGACATCCCCGGCCTGGAGGTCCTGCCCGCGAGCCCCAACCTCGCGGGCGCCAACATGGAGCTCCCGCGCCTCGCCGGCTCGGAGACCCGCCTGCGTGACGCGCTGGCCTCCGTACGCGAGCGCTACGCGTTCACGCTGCTCGACTGCCCGCCTTCACTCGGCCCCCTTACCGTCAACGCGCTGGTCGCCGCCGACCGGGTCATCGTGCCGGTGCAGACGGAGTACTTCGCGCTCGAGGGACTCGCCGGCCTGCTCGACACGCTGGCCCTGGTCCAGCGGGAGTTGAACCCGCGCCTGACGGTGGCCGGGATGCTGCTCACGATGCACGACGGCCGCACGCGGCTGGCCCGCGACGTCGAGCGCGAGGTCCGCGAGCACTTCCCCTCGCTCGTCTTCGACACGGTGATCCCGCGCAACGTCCGCATCGGGGAGGCCCCGAGCTTCGGCCTGCCCGTGATCCACCACGACCCGCACTGCGCGGGTGCGGACGCCTACTTCGAACTGGCCAAGGAGGTCGCCGCGCGTGCCTGA